In the Carettochelys insculpta isolate YL-2023 chromosome 6, ASM3395843v1, whole genome shotgun sequence genome, ACACGGGGATCACCAGTGTGTAAAACACAGAGGTTATTTTGTCCGTGTCCATGGAATAGCTGGAGGTGGGTCGTAAATACATAAAAAGGAGAGTGCCATGAAACATGACCACCGCAGTCAAATGACAagtgcaggtggagaaggctttgcgCCGACCCTTAGAAGAACGGATCTGCAGGATGGCAAAGACGATAAAGACATAGGAGATGAGGATGGTCATAACACTAATCACAACAGTGTAGCATATGGAGGCAAATGTCACAATTTCATTGATGTGGGTGTCAgagcaggagagcgccagcagtGGAGGTGTGTCACAGAAGAAATGATTGATGACATTGGAGCTGCAGAAGGACAGCTGAAGTGAAAAACATATGTTTATTGTTGAATCCACCAAACCCACAGCGTACACCCCTGCCACCAACTGGTTACAGCGCTGCCTGGACATGGTGACCATATAACCCAGAGGGTTACAAATGGCCACATAACGGTCATACGCCATCACAGCCAGCAAGAGACACTCAAAATCTTGAAAAAAGATAACAAAATACATTTGAACATAGCAGGCAATGTAAGAAATTGTTTTCTTCTCAGCTAAGAAATCCTGCAGCATTTTAGGGGCAATTATTGTAGAATAGCAGAGATCACAGAACGACAATTTGCtgaggaaaaagtacatgggTGTGTGGAGTCGGAGATCGGTCATGATTAATAAGACCATCCCCCCATTCCACACTATGGTGATAACATAAATCAGTAGGAACAGCCCAAAAAGAGGGACGTGGAGCTCCATACGATCTGTCAGTCCTGAGAGAACGAACTCATTCACCACTGAGTGATTTCCCTCTTCCATCACCTCTGAGCAGAGATCAGGCAGCTACGATGATGCTGGCAGGTGCATAAACCAGGCAAAATCTTTCCCTTCTCTGTAATGAAGGAAAATCGTAATCGGTTTCTTAATGGACAACAGTACCAGATCAGCAAAGGGCATAGTCCACATAGCCAGATGTTTAGACGTGGCTGTTTCAGTTGTTCCATACAATTCTGATTCTGTAAATGCAAGGACATGCAAGTTAATCATGCCCCATATACACATATTTGAGTTCACCAATTTAAACTGCAGAGAGTGACTTGTGACTCTAATGGGAGAGAATTGGGGTGAAAACAATCTCACACAGAAGAGATTATTCCTTAGCTAATTACATTTGGCAAGATGATCTCTGTAGCTCAGTGTGTCAGGTTGGTGTAAATCTTGCTCAATATGCTCATTGAGCTTCCTAGCATCTGAAACTGTAATTTACATTGGTCTATAGGAAAATCCAGACATGTAATGAGagacactgacttcagtgacaatGCAGTTgcctattttttttccccccacaacttGGTTGTTCTGTTACCTCAAGAGGTAGGAGCTGGAGTGTGACTTTAAGTTCTGGAACTCCTGAATTCATGACCTGACAATCAccagggtgtgtgtttgtgtgtgtggctgtgatgcTGGAGAACAGCACTTACCtgctgaaaagagagaaaaaggtgTGGTGGTATTTCTCCAGTGACAGAAACTGCCAGTTTAGAGCATTTGGGAACCTTTATACTGAGGTTTGCGATCTCTGAGCCATGATTGCTGAAGCAACTGGGAATACCAGAACTCAGACAAAACACCTAATTAATGCACTCACTGAAGGAAAGACACACGTGGTATAAATCACACCCTGGGTACTAATTTCCCCCCTCGTCCCACGTGTGTGACTAAATGACGTAATTTATATCAGAGTTGCAGTATCTGAGGTTGGGGTGTATTATAAAGTCCTTATGCAAAAGGGACCAATTAAATCCCTGTGCCCTCCCATTCTGGGATCTCATCAGTACAGAATTCTACATGTCCCAGCTATACATTTTGTGAAATGGTCTACTTAAAAGACCAGCAGGATCCATACATACTAAATATCAATGATCTTCCTGTAGATCCCAGGATGTGATAGTTTCTAAAGTATAGATGATTCTTTTCTGCACCATCTCCTGCCTGGAGATTTTCCTAGTGGCAGGCACTTGTCCCTGACCTATGTTCTTGTCAGTCTAGGGAAAAGGGAATGTTCTTTCTCCCCTGCCTTGTGGTAATGTCACACTGACAGGGCCTCTTTAGACTAACGGTATTCCTCAGCTTCTGTCCACTCACGAAGCTCAGGGAGTCTCTCCGCTATGCCATGGTCAGGCAGATGTGGATATACATGCTGAATGAGGCAACCATAACATAAACACAACTCATTAGATCAGATCCTCTGCTAGGTTTAAGGGATTCCCTGACAGTGAAAATCACCATAGATCCATTGAATTAAAGGGGACAGATCTTCAACAGTTGTGAATTTGAGTATATTTTCAACCTTTTGGGGGGGTATCATACCACGACAACATCATGTGATCTCTTTAAGTAAAGACTGGATAGCTATgtgcggctatgtctacacagtagcactttttaaaataaactgctctggaagagattttctggaatagcttattcaaaataacacagctacacccaaAATTCATTTCCAGTCCAGGGCTAGAGGTGATGGGCTGACTAGGCAGAGCTTTCCAGGCCAAGTCTGGAGAAGGAGGGGGACACACACAGACCATCCGGGGATGGGTTTGCTGGGAGGTCCAGTGGATctgggggtgtgggctgtggCTTCTCTGGGATTCAAGGGTCATCTCCCTCCCATCAAGCAGAGCATTCTCTCCCCCCCTCCcttctgggaagggccctttctTCTTGGCAGCCAGCAGAGGCCTCTCCCCCTCTATCTGGGAGGGGCtttgtccctccctccccttcctgctctgctgctgtgtccAAGGGCTAAGAGAGAGGAGTTTGGGGCAGGGAGGCCACTTACAGAGtccactggctggcagcatggcgagccccagccccagatggCTGCTCTCTTGGTGGTATAACTGGCCCCAGCGGTAACCCTTCAGTATAGCTCTCACTcatgcctgctgctcccagtggccactctcCTGTAcggctctgcctcctccccagcttcttCCCTTTTCATGCAATGGTTAACAAGCAGACTCCAGACCTGTCCAACTTTCTTAGAACAACCAAAAACCGATTTTTCTTTAAACTAGGATAAGAGGAAGTTGCCTATCAAATGTGGTGTCCCTAGCTCTTGACGTTCAGGAGGGGTTCCTGAACAAACGGCACAGACACACGAGTGGAGGGAGgcacacagagacagacacattCTAATATTGAGGCAGAGGTAGCGATGATGATTGACGAGCTGATACGATATCTTTGCCTTAtattgggctgtgtgtgtcttgtGGTGGAAGTAGAATTGTTTTCGCACTGATTCTGTTGGCTTTTTGAAGTATAACTTGGaatgtatcatttgaaaactcgtAATTTACTGATCAGGATCACCCCAATAAAATATGAGAGGCAACATTCTCTGTGAAGATACATGATTCCACTGTGTGGTGCTATTAACACACAttccaaagtgagccaggcaaAAAGGTGTGTCTTAAACCAAGGAAGGGGTGTTATGCTTTTTTGGGTGTTTATACAGTAAATAGTCGTCAAGTCAtctttaaataataaatagtCATCTTCTTCCCGTGCGTCCTCGACcgcgcagttagggacctggaccatggagtctacataaaatacagacttgatgggtcacttttcgaccttcatcgtctgaatgctaaaaccaagatgcttgagaggctcatccttgaagccctttttgcggACGACTGGGTActtgtggcacacaaggaatctgatctccagcccatcatcaacaagtttgttgatgccactcgcctctttggtgtGACCATCaacctaggaaagaccaaggtactcaAGGTATACATTTTGTGAAATGATCCATTTAAAACACCAGCAGGGCCCATACATATTAAATACCAATAATCTTCCTATAGATTCCAGGACCTGATAGTTACTGAAATACAGACGATCCTTTCCTACATCATCCCCTGCCTGGAAATTTTCCTAGTGGCAGGCACTTGTCCCTGACTAGCAGTCTTGTCAGTCCAGTGACAAGGGAATGTGCATTCTCCCCTGCCTTGTGGTGGTGTCACACTGAGAGATCCTCATTAGACTTACTGTGTTCCTCGGCTTCTGTCCACTGTTGAAGCTCAGGGCTTCTCTCCATTACACCATGGTCGAGCAGATATGGATATGCATGTTTAATGAGGCAACCATAACATGGACACACCTCACTGTTGTGAATCTGTTTGCAACCATAAGTGGggcatcctaccaagacaacgtCACGTGATCTCTTCAAATGAAGACTGGATAGCTATCTAAAGttttgtctgcacagcagcattatttggaaataagctattcttgaaggctatgtttacacttgcattcgtctttcaaaagaaaaatgcaaatgtgggaaatcaaaatgcatatgaggtgttgatttacatatcttgtgcttcttTTGCATAAGCTTTTTTCtgaagattcttttgaaagcgaAAAAGTAGTATAGATGGgagtctttcaaaaataaagcccaccgttgaaagaactcttcttcctattttgtttcatgaagcatgagatatgtaaatcagtgccttatttgcatgttctatttccctcatttgcattcctcttttgaaaggaagaattcctcttttgaaagaggaatgcaagtgtggatgaagctaaaattcatttcaaaatagtactcaAGTATTTTGATATTGAGTGTCTCCACACaagagagcttattttgaaataaagcaacTGGATACACTATGGTTCATCTCAAAAgaggctctattctctgtctacacagcccctgtttcaaaatggctattttgaaataggcactattcctcatacaatgaggtttaccaaatttgaaataatattGTATCGTGTAGATGctttcaaagttatttcagaacagcagctgttattctgaaataactttgctgtgtaggcatactgGCTGTTTCCACacgtgccactttctccaaaagcgccatgctaataaacagcccaaaatatgctaatgaggtgtgtatgtaaattcctggcatctcattaacataagatcatgtgatttggagtccagaagatgctcttccagactccaaaacagcacgtAGGCTCCCTGAATTTGggcatgcttttgaaaattctgccTCCCAATAATTGAAGTGAGAAGATGTAACTACATATTGAACAGATgggcatatatttttatttcaaacaatTCCCATGACTTTAATTTTCCATCATTGTCAACAGTACAAATAGAGATGCTAACACaaatactcatttaaaaaaattgtatttattcTGAAGGGAATCACTTGGGAGCCAGGGAATGAAGTATCTATCAACCATTACTGTTAGCATCAGCAAATACCGGAGCATCTTATCAAGTACTTAATGATGCCTATCGAAGctaaaatcaaaatgtttggAAGTGGTGAGTGCCATCTTTCTTAGCTCCTTAGTACCAAACTCTAGAAAGAGCCTTGGAATTCAATGGTTTCATAATTCTCCTGTCAACATATCATTGTGTGGACACTGCTGTAAGCCAGACTAATTTATGTCAACTCAAACTAACATGCCTTTGATCAACTTACACCATTAGCATACGCCAGACCTGGGAAAGATTTGCGGCAGTACATATCCCAGTCACCAGGGCACTATCTAGTAATGTGGGAGACCCACTTTCAAATTGCTTCTCCCCCTCAAACAGAGGAGGAATTGATCTGCATCTCCCATATGCATGTTGTAAGCATTTGGGTGAAGGATGCGAGGAAAGGAGCACCATAAAACACCTTGTCCACTCACATCCATTTTATCAGTCTAGGTCTTCATTGTCTCTGCTGTTAGATTGTAAAGTGATGATGGTGATCACTCATCGCTGAATATGATCACCTTCCATGGGTGTCGTGGATCCTCGTGTGGGTGATAAGACCTGttcttgaaccacaagttctatgaCAGTGAGAACAGATGATtctgggtgcagcaggaggctcTTGGTCATGGCTGAAAGACAGTCACTCTTTCCTCCTGTCCTCCTCAGCTCATCAGCAGAAAACATAttcaggaaggaaaggaaatgttCAGTTTCTGAGTGAGTTAAATGTTTCCGTCAATCCAAAGAAATCTGCATCAATATTTCAATTTTCCAAGCGTTTAGGGAACTTTCAGATTCAGATCGGACtaaagagattttttaaaaatttcgtAACCACCAATTAACTCAGCTTTTTGAATTTCTCAGTCACACTCCCCTGAGCCATACTATTCCACAATCTCTACTGTGAGTGTATAAAACACTTTACAAAAGAACTAAGACAAGCTTATTGTTAACCTGCTCACACGCTATAAATATTTTCTGACTTTGATTTTTCCTTCTGCTTAAATTATACAATACAGAAAATTAACACTTTCCATACTATTTATTATTCAAATCAGTGCAGACTGTCACATATGATGCACATACACCATTTATACTCTTGGAAATGTTACCCTGGCTGATACTTGTCTTGTTGCTCCTTGGAGTTAGAATTAAGGCCATTGGAATGGAAATCACCTTTTGAACCCTCAGACACGGTCACAAATCAGGAGAACAACCTCCACAATAAAGAGGTGCACAATATAATCAGGGTGTGCAAAACTCCATTTGGGTCAGCCACAGAAATCACACACTTCATAGTTTCAATAGCGGAATGAAACCAACCCCactacaaagaagagggagataGATTCAATGCCCCATCTTCTTTCCCAATAGAAACAGCTCCAGGCTTTCCATGCACATCACATGTGTGTTTATGCTCATACACGTGAAATAGATGCCTCCTTCAATTTTGCTGAGACAGTAGCCTAATGACAACTTTATCTCAATTGGAGTCTGCAGACCTAATTGGAACACAAACAATAATAACAATATTATGATGAACGATACCATCATTGGCTCAGTGACATTGTATTGCAATGGCTTGGAATTGAAGCATCTGCCTCCATTCTATATCACTAATCAATACGGAATGAAAGAAGTTCATAAATTGATTAGAGGTTTATTCATTGCTTTCCTCAGGGCTTCCTTCACTTCTTTGTTCCTCAGGCTGTAGATGATGGGGTTCAACATGGGGATCACCACTGTGTAAAACACTGAGACTATTTTGTCCGTTTCCATGGAATAGCTGGAGGTTGGACGTAAATACATGAAAAGTTGGGTACCATGAAACATGACCACTGCGATCAAGTGACAAGTGCAAGTGGAGAAAGCTCTGCGCCGACCCTCAGCAGAGCGGATCTGCAGAATGGTGGAGATGATATAGATgtaggaaaggaggacaatcccaACACTGCCCACTAAAATACATCCAATGAAGGCAAACATCACAATCTCATTGATGTGGGTGTCAGAACAGGAGAGTGCTAACAAAGGGGGAAGATCACAGAAGAAATGATTGATGATGTTGGACCGGCAGAATGAAAGCTGAAATGTAAAACATGTTTGTATCAAGGCATCCACCAACCCCACAGCATACACCACAACCACCAGCTGGTTACAAAGCTGCCTGGACATGGTGACTGTATAAAGCAGAGGGTTACAGATGGCCACATAACGATCATATGCCATCACAGCCAGCAAGAGACACTCAGCATCTCCAAAAGTGATAAAGAGATACATTTGCATAGCGCAGGCGGAGTAAGAAATGCTTTTCCTCTTGACTAAAAAATTCAGTAGCATTTTAGGGGCAATTATTGAGGAATAGCAGAGATCACAGAAAGACAAATTCCTAAGGaaaaagtacatgggggtgtggagtctAGGGTCCACCATGATTAACAAGAACATCCCTGCATTTCCCACCAGGTTGATAACATAAATCAGAAGGCACACCCCAAACAGTGGGACTTGCAGCTCTGTATAATCTGTCAGTCCTGAGAGAATGAACTCAGTCACCACCGAGTGATTTCCCTCTTCCATTTCCTTTCATCTGAGATCAGGCAgctacagggatgaggggagGTGGGTGGCTCAGTCAGCCTGTCTTTTCCCTAACATGAAATAAAGAAACTGATCTTAATTTTTCTTTCCTAATAATCatcagtcatcatcatcatcagtcctgGATCAGGGTTAGTCAGACTTAGTCAGCAGAACCATAGGTTCATGGAAGGTCATTTCAGTTGTCCCATACAATGCACACAAGGACATGCAGGTCAGTCATGCCTCCCCacgccccccaaaaaaacccttcCCGTTCACTAATCTGAAGAGCAAACAGTGGCCAGTGTCTCTGCAGTGGGAGAGCCAGGTTGAAAATAATCTACTTTAGCTAAAAAAGGTGTGGGGGTCTATCTTTCTACCCTCTTTGGGAGAAGTGAGCTATTTGGCTGTGCATATCAAGATGGGACAAAGGTTGCTTGCTGTACTAGCTAAGCTTTTTGTCATACAAAACAGCATTTATATTAGTATGAAAAATTCTGAATCATTAGAGTCACTGGCTTCAGTGACTATGTAACTGCCTATTTTTCAAACCACAGAGGTTATTTTGTTATGTCAAGAGGCAGGAGATCAACAGAGGCTTTTAGTACTGGAGATCTTGAATTCAATACCTGTTGATTTCAATTGTGtctgtaagtatcagaggggtagctgtgttagtctgtatctgcaaaaattacaagaagtcctgtggtatcttatagacgaacagatttattggagcataagctttcatgggcaaaaacctgctttgtcagatgcatccgaaaaagtggtctttgcccacaaaaacttgagccccaataaatctgttagtatatcgggtgccacaggacttcttgttgtttttatggtGTCTGCAAGTTTATGTTAgtgtggaaaagaaaaacagtacATACCTGCTGAGCAGAGAGATGTGATGGTCTTTTCTTATTGACACAAAGTGCCGTTTGGAAAGTTTTATACTGATATTTGTCATCTATGGGACATGATCCCTGAAGCCACTGGGAATAGCTGAGCTCAGAGGGACACAATACCTAATTAATGCAGTCAGTGAGGCAAAGCCACCCTTGGTGTAAATCACATCCTGGGGATTAATTGTCACACTCTTTCCCTCTGTGTTACTAAATGATGTAATTTCTATCGGAGTTACAGTAGATGAAGTTATGTGTATGTTTCGCCCTGCTCTTCTCAGTTCCAGCTGGGACTGAGCAGAGCTAATCAAGAAAGTATTGATTTGTTTTGCTGTTTATGGAAACCAAAATCTCGAAATACCAGGGGGGTCCTCAGAAACCCTGTCCCACCCCTCTCTTCCATGGTTTTCTGACTATATGGCACCTTCTACGATTCAGGATGGTTGCTCAGCCCACTGAACTGCCTGGAAACATTACCAGAGACACACAGCCATCAcgtgggggccagggcagctggtATTTTATTGTAAAACTGCTGTTTCCCACAGAACAGATAATTCCATGAAAAATTTTAGCTGAACTAATGGTCCAACTTCCCCATCAATAGCATTTTTTAAGGGAAACTGTCGGCCAGTCTTAGGAAAAAGTTTGGACATAAAGGAAGAAAAGAGCTGAAACATAATAATTACTTCCGCTTTACCTTATCAGTCATTTCTAGTTTCAGAATTAACTCTTTGTCCTCACCCAGTGGGGCAAATATATAATGTTTAGGACATATAAGAGGACTCCAGATTCTCTCTCTTGCTGCCTATCACATGACAAACACCCTGGCATTCCAACAAGTATCAAAGGGATAACCTTGTTCTTCTGTGTCTGCAACATTCAGTGAGgcattctgtggcaccttacagacttacacatttatttgggcataagctttcatgggcaaagacacaatTATGCAGATGCCTGGACTGGGGAGGTGTACTAACCGAAGAACTTTGGTCAGTAAGATTGCTGAAAGAATGTggaaagcaaaacatttttttttttaatttcacaccTTGTGTTAAATTAGGCACACCttgcatttaaatatatttttcaggtAACCCCTGCCTTACATCTATATCTCACTAATTTTTAAACACTTAAAATCTATATCTCTAGTCAATAAAGTTATTTTCCTATTTTATCTAATCCACATATTCATACTGAAGTATGTGAGAAACTCAGCTGCATGCATAATACTGCTCTAAAAGAAATTATGCACAACATAACTTGTGTTGTCCGTGAGAAGATTAGAAACACAGGGCAGAGATTTCTGGAGGGAAATCAAAGAGTGTGGAGTGTGGTGGAGTCACCCTACAGTATAACGAAGGGTAGAGAGCGCCTGAATGTGAACCTAAGGATTGCTGGACAGCTGCAGTTACAGAGAGGCACTCAGGGCATAACTTGTATGCTGGAGGATTGTTTGTGATTGCACCAGATGCAAGCCACTTTAGGAAGACATTGAAATGCATGCAAGGTTGTAGACAGTGGTGACACAccaaattattaattattaatcagGGTAGCTTCACAGCCACCCAGATAGAAAATACCCCAGTAACACCAGAGGTGTGGAGCATACGGAAGCAGAAATAGATTGCCATGAAAGGCTGTGACCGCCACAGGAGTAAACCCATGCGCTGATCCACAGTTGCTTATGCACAAGGACATTGAGGTCACATTCTACCTCCAGTAGGAATGATAGCAGGCCCAGTGCTGAATTTTCTCTTCTTCAGCATGGTAGAAAAAAATATCCCTGTAGGTGCTAGTGTGGCTGGTGACATGGGGTATTTTAATGCCCTCCTGTCATATGTGATATGAAACTTTGAAGCTTGAATATTTTATTGAATTATGAGAAAAATCAGCTATATTCTTTTGTGTAATCTATAGGGAAGAAGTTGCAAACAATGCTCAAAAAATGGTTCATCCCTGAGAATGAGTAGAAACAGCCAAGAGCGTGAAGTCTCTGAATTCTGAATATACCAAATATAACACTctaggtctttgcccaggaaacaCTAAATTCCTCCAGGACTCATGCTCAGAATGACATTGCATATGGTGGAGAATGCAGGCACACAAGGTCCACTCCCCACATAAAGGGAATACAGAGAGGACTGGGCAAACTGTGCTACATGGAGATTGAAAAACTGAGGATGGAGAAAGCAAAATGGGTCATTTTTGGAGGGCCTGTGAAACTCGTCTCATTGATCAGCAAAGAGGATTGTTTCAGCTGCTGCATTGTTGCACACACAGGCACCAAGGATGGGATGCAAAGCTGAGACAGAAGACCTCTTATGCCTGTGTGTGAAAGGGACACAATATACAGGAATGTCCCTACTAGGATAGAAGAGATAGGCCCTTCTGAGACAAACAGAATAGTGAGAGAGAGCCAGCTGGGGATGTAAAAGGAGCCCCTCAGTTTGTTGGGTCTCTGAGGATACCATACACATGAAGACAGAATGTGCTCATGAGCCTGCAAAGCCAGAAAAAGCCCCAAAGTAAGGGCTAAGCCAGACACAGGAAGGGAGAGGCCCCAGGTAAAGGAAAGGTGTAGATGGTGCCTCCTTTTCCACTTGAAAGGCCACATATGAAGACACCATCCCTGTGGAAGGGGGCAGAAGGTGAGAACCACAATCAGCTTGAGACTACCCAAAGAGAAGTGGTGGTAAAGTGTAGGACCCCAAAGGGCAGACTATCTGCGGCAGAGGGATTTCAGATAAACCTGGGAACCCACACAGGAGCTAAGAGAGCCAAATGAAACCCATGCAGGAGCTGAGTGATCTCTGATGGGGTCCCAGACTTTAGACGAGAGAAGCAGCCTTTTCCAAAGAATGAAGAATCTGCAATGGGAAACAGAGACCCTGCAGAGGAAAAAGCTGGAGCAATAGGAACCCCCTATAAGTGTTCTTAAAGGGGATGGCATTGACTTCCGCACTCCAGCTGGGAAAGAATTAGAAATAGACCAGTGGGAACATATGCAAACCTAGATAAGCAGAACCAGGCTGAGTCCCATAAAAAAGCTGCAGAGCGGAGGAGAGCTCAGTTGGGCCCCATACATCAGGGGAGAGGTACCTTGGACAGAACAGCAATGGGCAAGCTCAGAGGAGCAGAGACAGAAGAAAGTCTAACTTGATACTTGCCAGGGGGAGGCCTTGACACAGGGTCTGAGAAGGTTCTAGTGTCATTGGGAAGAGGCCAAGACATAACTGACAATCAAGGGCAGTGAATAAAGGCTGAAGAAGGCTACCACCAAAGGGTCTCTGGGTAGAGATCCAGAGTAGGggtgtgtggtctgggtcctcaaactttgaaatgctgcttGTCACATAAAAGCATGGCCAATACAACCTGTAGCTCATTATTCAACTCCACTGTGCCCTGTGCCAAATGCACACCCAGAGAGCTCACTGCACCCTCCTCTGCACAAACACAGTGCTCACTACATACCCACAGCCTAAGACTGGCCTCCATCGCAATGCAAATAGTCCATATGGGAAGCGGGACTATTTCCAGCTTGCCTCC is a window encoding:
- the LOC142014972 gene encoding olfactory receptor 5AR1-like; translation: MEEGNHSVVTEFILSGLTDYTELQVPLFGVCLLIYVINLVGNAGMFLLIMVDPRLHTPMYFFLRNLSFCDLCYSSIIAPKMLLNFLVKRKSISYSACAMQMYLFITFGDAECLLLAVMAYDRYVAICNPLLYTVTMSRQLCNQLVVVVYAVGLVDALIQTCFTFQLSFCRSNIINHFFCDLPPLLALSCSDTHINEIVMFAFIGCILVGSVGIVLLSYIYIISTILQIRSAEGRRRAFSTCTCHLIAVVMFHGTQLFMYLRPTSSYSMETDKIVSVFYTVVIPMLNPIIYSLRNKEVKEALRKAMNKPLINL
- the LOC142014090 gene encoding olfactory receptor 5AR1-like; translated protein: MEEGNHSVVNEFVLSGLTDRMELHVPLFGLFLLIYVITIVWNGGMVLLIMTDLRLHTPMYFFLSKLSFCDLCYSTIIAPKMLQDFLAEKKTISYIACYVQMYFVIFFQDFECLLLAVMAYDRYVAICNPLGYMVTMSRQRCNQLVAGVYAVGLVDSTINICFSLQLSFCSSNVINHFFCDTPPLLALSCSDTHINEIVTFASICYTVVISVMTILISYVFIVFAILQIRSSKGRRKAFSTCTCHLTAVVMFHGTLLFMYLRPTSSYSMDTDKITSVFYTLVIPVLNPLIYSLRNREVKDALRKTINKLLSNC